One Microtus pennsylvanicus isolate mMicPen1 chromosome 3, mMicPen1.hap1, whole genome shotgun sequence DNA window includes the following coding sequences:
- the Kcnj1 gene encoding ATP-sensitive inward rectifier potassium channel 1 isoform X1 encodes MEAAERNVSRVLIRALTERMFKHLRKWFVMHIFGRSRQRARLVSKDGRCNIEFGNVDVQSRFIFFVDIWTTVLDLKWRYKMTVFITAFLGSWFLFGLLWYVVAYVHKDLPEFYPPDNRTPCVENVNGMTAAFLFSLETQVTIGYGFRFVTEQCATAIFLLIFQSILGVIINSFMCGAILAKISRPKKRAKTITFSKTAVISKRGGKLCLLIRVANLRKSLLIGGHIYGKLLKTTITPEGETIILDQTNINFVVDTGNENLFFISPLTIYHVIDHHSPFFHMAAETLPQQDFELVVFLDGTVESTSATCQVRTSYVPEEVLWGYRFVPIVSKTKEGKYRVDFHNFGKTVEVETPHCAMCLYNEKDARARMKRGYDNPNFVLSEVDETDDTQM; translated from the exons ATGGAGGCTGCAGAACGGAATGTGTCCAGAGTGCTG ATCAGGGCCCTGACAGAGAGGATGTTCAAACATCTTCGGAAATGGTTTGTCATGCACATCTTCGGGCGTTCACGGCAACgagccaggctggtctccaagGATGGAAGGTGTAACATAGAGTTTGGCAATGTAGACGTGCAGTCAAGGTTTATATTCTTTGTGGACATCTGGACAACTGTACTTGACCTCAAATGGAGGTACAAAATGACCGTGTTCATCACAGCCTTCCTGGGGAGTTGGTTCCTTTTCGGTCTCCTGTGGTATGTGGTAGCCTATGTTCACAAGGACCTCCCAGAGTTCTACCCACCCGACAATCGCACTCCTTGTGTGGAGAACGTTAACGGCATGACCGCagcctttctgttttctctggagACTCAGGTGACCATAGGCTATGGATTCAGGTTTGTGACGGAACAGTGTGCCACTGCCATCTTCCTGCTCATCTTCCAGTCCATTCTCGGAGTGATCATCAATTCTTTCATGTGCGGCGCCATCTTAGCCAAGATCTCTAGACCCAAAAAACGTGCGAAGACCATCACCTTCAGCAAGACTGCGGTGATCAGCAAGCGTGGTGGGAAGCTCTGCCTCCTCATCCGAGTGGCTAACCTTAGGAAGAGCCTTCTGATTGGCGGTCACATATATGGCAAGCTCCTGAAGACCACCATCACTCCTGAAGGAGAGACCATTATTTTGGATCAGACCAATATCAACTTTGTTGTCGATACTGGCAACGAGAATTTGTTCTTCATCTCCCCGCTGACAATCTACCATGTCATTGACCACCACAGTCCTTTCTTCCACATGGCAGCAGAAACGCTTCCCCAGCAGGACTTTGAATTAGTCGTCTTTTTAGATGGCACAGTGGAATCCACCAGCGCAACCTGCCAGGTCCGCACATCCTACGTGCCAGAGGAAGTGCTCTGGGGCTACCGTTTTGTCCCCATCGTATCCAAGACCAAGGAAGGGAAGTACCGAGTGGATTTCCATAACTTTGGTAAGACGGTGGAAGTGGAAACCCCGCATTGTGCCATGTGCCTTTACAACGAGAAAGACGCCAGAGCCAGGATGAAGAGGGGCTACGACAACCCTAACTTTGTCCTGTCCGAAGTTGATGAGACAGATGACACCCAGATGTAG
- the Kcnj1 gene encoding ATP-sensitive inward rectifier potassium channel 1 isoform X2 produces MFKHLRKWFVMHIFGRSRQRARLVSKDGRCNIEFGNVDVQSRFIFFVDIWTTVLDLKWRYKMTVFITAFLGSWFLFGLLWYVVAYVHKDLPEFYPPDNRTPCVENVNGMTAAFLFSLETQVTIGYGFRFVTEQCATAIFLLIFQSILGVIINSFMCGAILAKISRPKKRAKTITFSKTAVISKRGGKLCLLIRVANLRKSLLIGGHIYGKLLKTTITPEGETIILDQTNINFVVDTGNENLFFISPLTIYHVIDHHSPFFHMAAETLPQQDFELVVFLDGTVESTSATCQVRTSYVPEEVLWGYRFVPIVSKTKEGKYRVDFHNFGKTVEVETPHCAMCLYNEKDARARMKRGYDNPNFVLSEVDETDDTQM; encoded by the coding sequence ATGTTCAAACATCTTCGGAAATGGTTTGTCATGCACATCTTCGGGCGTTCACGGCAACgagccaggctggtctccaagGATGGAAGGTGTAACATAGAGTTTGGCAATGTAGACGTGCAGTCAAGGTTTATATTCTTTGTGGACATCTGGACAACTGTACTTGACCTCAAATGGAGGTACAAAATGACCGTGTTCATCACAGCCTTCCTGGGGAGTTGGTTCCTTTTCGGTCTCCTGTGGTATGTGGTAGCCTATGTTCACAAGGACCTCCCAGAGTTCTACCCACCCGACAATCGCACTCCTTGTGTGGAGAACGTTAACGGCATGACCGCagcctttctgttttctctggagACTCAGGTGACCATAGGCTATGGATTCAGGTTTGTGACGGAACAGTGTGCCACTGCCATCTTCCTGCTCATCTTCCAGTCCATTCTCGGAGTGATCATCAATTCTTTCATGTGCGGCGCCATCTTAGCCAAGATCTCTAGACCCAAAAAACGTGCGAAGACCATCACCTTCAGCAAGACTGCGGTGATCAGCAAGCGTGGTGGGAAGCTCTGCCTCCTCATCCGAGTGGCTAACCTTAGGAAGAGCCTTCTGATTGGCGGTCACATATATGGCAAGCTCCTGAAGACCACCATCACTCCTGAAGGAGAGACCATTATTTTGGATCAGACCAATATCAACTTTGTTGTCGATACTGGCAACGAGAATTTGTTCTTCATCTCCCCGCTGACAATCTACCATGTCATTGACCACCACAGTCCTTTCTTCCACATGGCAGCAGAAACGCTTCCCCAGCAGGACTTTGAATTAGTCGTCTTTTTAGATGGCACAGTGGAATCCACCAGCGCAACCTGCCAGGTCCGCACATCCTACGTGCCAGAGGAAGTGCTCTGGGGCTACCGTTTTGTCCCCATCGTATCCAAGACCAAGGAAGGGAAGTACCGAGTGGATTTCCATAACTTTGGTAAGACGGTGGAAGTGGAAACCCCGCATTGTGCCATGTGCCTTTACAACGAGAAAGACGCCAGAGCCAGGATGAAGAGGGGCTACGACAACCCTAACTTTGTCCTGTCCGAAGTTGATGAGACAGATGACACCCAGATGTAG